One Mus musculus strain C57BL/6J chromosome 2, GRCm38.p6 C57BL/6J genomic window, CCACTTAATtctgacaaaaagaaaaatgaaataatcacacttgcagaaaaataaatggaatcaGAAATCACTATGTTAAGTAAAATAAGTCAGACATAGAAACAAGTAATGGGCTGGAATGCTGGCTCAGCACGTGAGGGCACTTGCCACAGGCTTACTGCCAGAATCCAACCTTGGGAGCCAACTCCCACCAGTTACTGATGaccccacatgtgtgctgtggcacatgcatgcacacatacaaactgattaattaaaaaagataaatgcaaaaaaaaaaaaaaagataaatgctAAGCCGGgcatgtggtgcacacctttaattaaaattaaaagaaaaagatacgggggctggagagatggctcagtggttaagagcactaaatgctctttcagaggtcctgagttcaaatcccagcaaccacccacatggtggctcacaaccacctgcaatgagattagatgccctcctctggtttGTATAagagagcaaccctgtctcaaaaaacaaaaataaaaacaaacaaacaaaaaaattaaataacacatccttaaaaagagagaaactaaTATCACATGTGCACAAATTAgttttcaaaagataaaaaattGTAAATGAGAAACTGGGAGCtaaagcttgcttgcttgcttgcttgcttgctttctctctcttttttttttttccctttggtttttcgagacagggtttctctgtgttgccctggctgtcctggaactcactctgtagaccaggctggcctcgaactcagaagtctgcctgcctctgcctcccaagtgcgccaTCAccgcctggctcttttttttttttttaagatttatttgtttattttatgaatattaatacaccattgctctcttcagacacaccagaggagggcatcagattcccttacAGATGGTGCATGACCCAAATATAGGATGACCAATACCGGACTGAGTGACCAAGTCAAAGGCCTGCAGAGGGTACCATAGCAACAATCACCTCTAAAGGCAGAGGAATTCTGTAAACAGATCTCAGAAAGGAAAAGCTGATAGGAAAGTGGCCTTGATCAACTACAAGCAAGCCAAAGTCATCTTAGAACATCGACATGGCTGAAAACATGTCCCATGAGGCCACCTGAAGACAACTGCATAGGCACACATATGATTCATGGCTGGTGCTGTAGTGCTGTGGGTCTGTGATGCTATGAGACTGTGATGCTGTGGTGCTGTGGGACTGTGGGTTTGTGGGTCTGTGGTGCTCTGAGTCTGTGGTGCTGGGGGTCTGTAGGGCTGTAGTGCTGGGGGGCTGTGGTGCTGGGAGGCTGTGGTGCTGGGGGTGGTGCTACCCCTGGTAGGTGGTTCTGGGTGAAAGGAAGCCCGCTGAGCGAGCCCTGGGGAGCAAGGCAATAATCAGCATCCCTGCATGGCTTCTATCTCAGTTgctgctccaggttcctgccctaagcTCAGGCCTTGCCTTCCCCTCATCTCATCAAGGATTCGAGGTTGTAAGGTGAAATAAATACTTGCCTCCGAAATTgattttggccatggtgtcttatcacagcaacagagacctAAGCCGGACACTGTTACTCACTTTTTTAAAGGACTAGCATCCTAAAAAATCCAAACTGTTAGTGGTCCAAGAACCACCTTCTTTCCTAACCAACTGCCACACTGAACTCAGACCAATAGGCTAAAAGACTTGGCTGCAAAAGGCTGAGGAAAGCCTGCCTGATGGCTCCGGAGTCAAGGACGCATGCCTGGTGCCTTGGGTTTGGCACTCAGAACCTAAGTAAAGGTAGATGGTGATTTcagactccacaaagctgtcctccacacatttttttttttaaggcagagaAAGACCTAGGGAGACATGGGTAGTTGAGTTCAAATGAGAGAGGGGCACTAATCGCTAAACCCAAGAAGCCAGAAATAGTGTCAGGTTCTCTCTTTTTTGCTTCTGGCTTCCATCTTCCCACAACCCCTCACAACTGTCGGCCACACAAcatccccatccctcctcctacCTTAATTGCTATGTTGTTGGACTCAGTAGCTCCACTAGTGAAAATGATCTCCCGAGGATCAGCTCCAATCAGAGATGCTACTTGCTGAAAGCCAAGAGACAAAGATACAGCGCATCAATCCTGGGCAGCGATGGGGCTACAGATACAGCCTGGACGGAGCTTTGGACCAAGAGAAGATCTACTGCATCCTACCAACCACCTACAAGGAAAGACACTCTGTGCCTACTAGGTATAACTTTTAAGCCTGGATAGGGATAAAAAGGAACTGATTGTCATGGCTCAGATATTCTATCCTTTCTCCAGTCTAAGACCGGTGGACAGTGTCAAATgtaagctaggcatggtgacatacccctttaatcccagcactcaggggtttgaggccagcctggtctacaaagtgagttccaccaCAGCCAGGGCTTTGCAAAGAaatattgtctcaaaaaacaagacaaaacaaaaagaatgtcaatgtagctcagttggtagagggcttACCTAATATTTATGGAGCccgggtttgatttccagctctGCACAAACAAAGCAAGGTGGTGCAAACCTCAAATCAACTGCACTAAGGAggttaagtttgaggccaagagtttgaggccagtctgggatacacaGGAAGTTCCAAGCCATCTTAGATAAAAGCGAAAAgcggggggctggagagacggctgagtaagttaagagcacttgctgctcttgcggaggacccagtttcagttcccagcacccacatggtagctcacagccatctttaatttctagttccaagggatctgacagcctcttctggcctctaccagCATCACACATGTACATGGTGCCTGTGTGCATGCGCATCCGCACTCACACTAAACATCCATatgcataattatttttaatggcaggttttgtttttaaacaatgttCTCTGCACTTATTTATATACTTTGGGGTGGAGGCCGTTCCTGCCACAGCAGGTTTATGCAGAGGACACTTCTGAGGCTTTCATTTCATCAGGAATCTGCGCTCGCTGACCCCGAAGGTCCTTGCCTCCAGTTGctttttgatctatcaataaagttGCCAGTAACCAATGGTTGAGCAGAGAGCGGGACACTGAGAGttgtggggagagaggagaagggtgcACAGTAGCACAGTAGTGGAGAGAAGCTAAAGGTAACTAATGGATATGCGGCCACTTTACCGACTGGGCCTAGGGTAGCAGGGGAGGATTTAGGAGTACACACTCACTGAGCTTTCCAAGGCATTTTAAGAataactggggctggtgagatggctcagtgggcaagagcacccgactgctcttccgaaggtccagagttcaaatcccagcaaccacatggtggctcacaaccatctgtaacgagagatctgactccctcttctgtagtgtctgaagacagctacaatgtacttacatataataaataaataaatcttaaaaaaaaaagaataactgatgtgtgtatgttttctcttatttatttatttatttatttatttatttatttatttatttatttatttactaagacagggtttctctgtgtggccttggctgtcctggaactcactctgtagaccaggctggcctcaaactcagaaatccgcctgcctctgcctcccaggtgctgggattaaaggcatgcgctaccatcacctggctcttttttaaaaagatttatttatttattttaaatatgtgagtacactgttgctctcttcagacacaccagaattgggcattggaccccattacagacagttgtgagccaccatgttgttgctgagaactgaactcaggacctctggaagagaagtcagtgctcttaacggctgagccaactctccagctcgtGGTGTGTGTGGTTTCCTATTCCTGGATGTGAGATAGGTTCTGGGCCGTGTACACAGGTGTAACCAGCCAAGAACATAAAGTGGTGTAGACAAAACTACACATACCACGGAGATTTAagggatcaaattcaagtcatTGTGTTAAGGTACCCATGGACATGTCCCATTGACCCgcgaaatgcatttttaaaaatgtatttattgaaCTCTTTCCACATGTGTTTTGAGTTATGCACAAGTGTTAACCTTACGAGCACTGCCTCATTTAATTTCCCCAATAATCTTATACAGCATGAACTATTTCACTTTCCACTTGGTAGATGAGGAGTTCAAGGCTTAGAGAAATGAGCGGATTTGTCAGAGGTCACCTAGGGAAGCTGGGAACTAATTAAACACTTAGTGTCAAATTCCAGAGCTACTACCTGAGTCTCTTCTAGAAAAACAGCTATTTCCATCTGTAAGAAAGAAATAGGTCACATAGACCACTGACTGGAACTCCTCACAGTCCTTCGTGCTAACCTGGCGAGCACGTTCCATGGCTGCCTCGCTCTCCCAGCCATATGCATGAGTCCGAGAATGAGGGTTCCCATAGTAGTTGACAAGGTATGGGAGCATGGCATCAAGCACTCTGGGATCCTGAACAGAAGAAAACAGAGCCCAAAGTCAATTCAGAACCTGCTCGAGCCACCATTACCTGCCAACCTTGCTCAGTGCATTTCCAACCTTTCAGATACTCTCTGCTTTCTTCCACTTCTCAGACACTAATCAAATAGCAACCTGATATATGCCCACTTCAAACTGCAATGTTCTGCAATTCCCACaagtctttctttaattttttcatttacttattgaAAGATAAGGTCTTATGTAGTTGAATCTGACCTCATATTTATAAGCCTGCCAGGTTGCCCACTTCAAACTGCAATGTTCTGCAATTCCCACaagtctttctttaattttttcatttacttattgaAAGATAAGGTCTTATGTAGTTGAATCTGACCTCATATTTATAAGCCTGCCAGGTGTGCTGATacacacttttcttttcttttttctttttgggttttttgagacagggtttctctgtatagccctggctgtcctggaactcactttgtagaccaggctggccttgaactcggaaatctgccagcctctgcccccgccccccatgctgggattaaaggcatgtgccaccaatgcctggcacatttaacaaacaaacaaacaaacaaacaaaagtttgagggggctggagagatggctcagcagttaaagagcactgactgctctcccagaggtcccgagttcaattcccagcaaccacatggtggctcacaaccatctgtaatggaatctgatgccctcttctggagtgtctgagcaTAGCTACAGTGTCcttgtgtatatataaaattaaaaacaaaacaaaataacaacatagGTTTGAAACTCCCTATGTGGCTTAGGCTGGTCTTAAGCTCACTCAAACTACCCATGCCACACTGTCCAGCTCCAACACCCGAGCAATTACTATTAGTTATAATGCCTGTACTGGAAGGATCTGACAGGGTCAGTAGCTAAAAAACAGTAAAGCCTTTTCTACTAAACTAACATCTTAGCCTCCTGATTCCTGGCAGCTCCTTTTCCTAGCACATTTAATAGTTCTCAAGTCGGATGAATTTTAGCCTGTCGGTGAAATTTGTCCTTCTAACCTTTCCTCCCTACAAAGAACCTCTGTTAGTCCTTACCAGAGGAGTGGTGGCCTGTACGTCCATGTAGAGAGGTCGcagcactgcctctgcctctgagtgaaCAGGCGAATGGGGGCCATGATCTACAACTAACAACAGATAGCAGTGGCAAAGTGAGAAACCGTGGACGAAGGGCACACAAAACAACAGATGGTCAAAGCTTCTTTGAGGTGAATTTAAGGAAGGCGGAGGTCCAGTGtcaaagtaaacaaacaacaacacgcGCTGAAAGACATCGAGTTAAGTAATAGACACAGGGTTCTTGGAAAGGGCGCGGGCAGCAGCAGTCGGGGGCAATGTTTAAACTACATAGCACCGAGTGGGACGAGCTGTAAAAAGCAAAGCCATTTAGAAGAAAAGTGAAAAGCGCAGGTTCCTTCAAAGGTTCACGGCAGGAGGAAGCTCATCTAGCATCTTTAAGACTTGGTCAGGAGAGAACTGAAGGATGAGAATTCCGCTCAAGGGAAGTGCGGAGCAGTATGTAAGGGCCCTCCCGAAAACAAATAGGAGACCGGGCGACGGGAAGGTTTAAGAGACTGGGCGATGGAACAAGGCGGGTAGGATCCGCAATAATGCAGTGCTTAGCAGCACCGACCCAAGGGGGTTCGCTCCTCCAGAAACCGTGGGAACGAAAAGGAAAGGGAACGTACCGCGCAGGCGCAGTCCCCGGGTGGGCACCGAGGACCTTCCCAGGGCCAAGGAGGTAGCCGCCAACGACGCCCGCCTCCAAGCGGCTCGCAGCAGCATGTTCCCAGCCACAGAGCCCACCATCCGCGGCGCTTGCAAGTCCTCAGCCCATGCTCCCGGAAGTAACTGCGCTGTGCTCCGGAAGCGATCCCACGGACCGCGAGCGCCCTCCGCCTAGCATTCGGAGTGAGACGTCGAGCTGAGCGATCGCAGCGGAGAACGAGGTGAGGTGGGGCCCGACAGTGGCCTGCGTCGCGCGTGCGGGGTCCTCCATCGCGAGGGTGGTGGAGGCGTGCCGCGGGCTGGCTTCTGACCCGGGTGCTATGTGACCCTGCTGTGCGTCCCCTGGCCGACGCCACGGCTGGTGACCAGGCCCTCACTGTCCTAGCACTCTCGCCGCAGATGCCGGTGGCCGTGGGTCCCTACGGGCAGTCCCAGCCCAGCTGCTTCGACCGCGTGAAGATGGGCTTCGTCATGGGTTGCGCAGTGGGTATGGCGGCCGGGGCGCTGTTCGGCACCTTCTCCTGTCTCAGGTGAGCCTCGCGGACAGAACTTCCTGCCTTCCGAGGGCTCCAGAGCCCACTCAGACGAGGTTGAAAGCACAGGATTTACGGATCTGAGTTCTAAAGTCAAAATGGCTTTCTGACTCCTTTGTTAGTTCAGTGTTATTGAGTTTAGTGGAGTACTGGACACTTACCTCCACTTTTGTAAGAGCCAATCATATTAGTATGATTTACATTATCTGGCACGTCGTAATTACTTAGCGAAGGGTTATTATTGTTGCATGGCGTTTTAACTCCCAACTGCATGTAATGAAGCAAGCCTGATGAGAATTAGGTGTAGTGAAATATTCTACCTCTGAGATAAACTGCTATCACATTTGGATACTGTGCTTATAAATTACTATTTACCCAGCACTAGTTTAATTGTAGTGCTAAGTACTGTAGTTAACCACCGAGCATTAGCTGTGAGCACCTTAAATCCACCAGCACTCTGGACGGAgtggcagattcctgagttcgataCTAGCCTGGTATATAaatgtgagttccagacagccagggctgttacacagagaaaccgtctcaaaataaataataataataataaataataaattaaaaagtgtAGTTACCGAGTCTGTAATGTCCATTTTACACTTTATGCAGTTTATAAATTGCAGCGCTTGACTCAATCTaggttaaacaaaacaaaacactaaggaATTATCTAGAAGAAAACTGGCTACTCAATGATAAAATACCATAGAGGCACAAACACGACTGCTTTCTTGCCCATGTACTTCATTATCTCTGCATCTACAAACTAATGCAGCATTCAGCACAGGTCCTAGAGACCCTAGATAGATATTTTCCTTGTCATTGCTAATCCTATGTGGGGAAGAGTAGCATTTTAAGAATGACAAATGAgattgtcaagctgttagtgctTAATATATTCAACAGATTTTAAAGGGGGGTACTTAGTTCAAATCTCTATTCCTGTAATTGTATTCCCAAATTGCTTTCTTGGTTTCCTCCTCAGGATCGGAATGCGGGGTCGGGAGCTAATGGGCGGCATTGGGAAAACCATGATGCAGAGTGGCGGCACGTTTGGCACTTTCATGGCCATTGGAATGGGCATACGATGCTAATTAGGGCTAGGATGCCCTGCAATACCTAAACTTCCCCATCCATTTCGACCCTTGTACAATAATAAAGTTGTTTTCTTCTCGTTATATCAGTCTATTTTTACCTAGTATTTATCCTAGACCCAAAGGTTTGGTAGTCCCAGTACCCATCTCAATGGTGACCCAAAATTGTTTCATTCTAACTATGATCTGTCTTCTGGAGACAAATAACCAAATCTCTACCCAGGCTTGTTGATACACACACTTTATCCAAACACTCTGAAGATGGAGACTCGTCGTTAAACCTGTCCAGCATACcaattaaataaactttagtTGCTTACTAACAGGTATCCTGTTAACAGCACATTGTATGAGATTGTCTAGTTCAGAAAAACATCACCAGCCTCAGCATTGAACATTTTAATTATCTAGGTTGCTAACAAAATTCCTTACAGGAATTTTTGTTACCTTACCCCTGTGATGGCCAAGAATACAAACCTGATTAGCCTTGGTGAGTTTTTCTGGTTGATCTTCAGAATGTCATTAGGTAATAACAACTGACAATTCAAAACGCTTTACTGAACATCTTATTCAAGAAacaattttgttatttttctcttgataCATCTAGGATGTAAGATATATTGGTTGGCAAGCTTTAGACACCCAAGTAGgtcatactttattttttttgaatTCATAATTAAGTTCCCTTGTTCCAATCCACAGCCTCCTACAGTTGCTATCTGCTAAAAGGCTAAATAATTCATTACAATGCATATTGTGCCAATTGATTGAAAGACGGGGCAGTACTTGGCTTCACTTCGTAGCACCTGTTGTACAAACTATAAGCTcacttccagaggacctccacAAGTACCAAGCATGTATGTGGTATACATATATCCAGGAACAATGTTTATAGACATTGTTcataaagaaaacattgaaattgttttttaaacataGGGATATTAGAAACAAGAAGGAGCTGAGTTTGA contains:
- the Romo1 gene encoding reactive oxygen species modulator 1, whose protein sequence is MPVAVGPYGQSQPSCFDRVKMGFVMGCAVGMAAGALFGTFSCLRIGMRGRELMGGIGKTMMQSGGTFGTFMAIGMGIRC